In a genomic window of Campylobacter concisus:
- a CDS encoding HD domain-containing protein, with translation MLADKSTKNSDNYSKIKEKFLDFKANLPKHFQKNQGRNFANFLAKEYDDFIKSYLNETMREFFDDFVPQNDSFAFSVLATGKYAQTLLSANSELEILLVYKNLKGYNIKNFLKEFSEILSSSGINFYIKSVELDEIFTNYKDDLKFKSETSQVRYICGSKSLYRLVKSEIIKLKEFDKKAFLNYHLKAFLPFSSISYLAQEPNLKSGFGGIDEIYRLNCILNCLDSDISVRSQALKVMNEKEIASFNLNVDFLLSLLTTLNLTQNSDTFSASSVEITTNFMQTKSKKLQDNESVISQKMLSSMNNIAIYSRFIVASLCRPFFKSELNFDQRKFARLKNGFYEINGVIYVPLHKKPALIENLITKLLELKDVDYKFDISAIFYIKRAIITKSGLERAISEFKKIFLRKNSYAILKSLLDAQMIQILIKPMEHISQLAQYDGYHEFTVDEHSILSVKFLENIKDKFIKNLYTELCLEGKTMLKIVTLMHDVGKGLGKDHANIGANIFRAYANKLNLSQKAVNIGVILIKYHTLMSNVSNREDIYSQRVIFAFISKLGDKQVLKLLYILSYCVINATNERLYNAYTAKLLRELYEISLSAFNDENLLDEATRRVKKEQSVKRNSEFLALELSLQEKIFKITSNLVFIKYSASEIINLSKVADSLDATEIFINNSKNLSIQIYTKKSLNLSALLYEFAKFDLAYMEIFELFEKKFYIRLDFNQNVKKEELENTKNLALKSLNSEVLKEPLKPNINKDEINFELNHSKDYAKLSINAKDQRGLMAYVMSVFDRLHFQVTSARIQTVKNRTRNLFLIEKNERLESKGEEILNLLISE, from the coding sequence ATGCTGGCCGATAAAAGTACCAAAAATAGCGATAATTATTCAAAGATCAAAGAGAAATTTCTTGATTTTAAGGCAAATTTACCAAAACATTTTCAAAAAAATCAGGGTAGAAATTTTGCAAATTTTTTAGCCAAAGAATATGATGATTTTATAAAATCTTATTTAAATGAAACTATGCGAGAATTTTTTGATGATTTTGTGCCGCAAAATGACAGCTTTGCCTTTAGTGTTTTAGCTACTGGAAAATACGCCCAAACCTTACTTAGCGCAAATAGTGAGCTTGAAATTTTACTAGTTTATAAAAATTTAAAAGGCTATAACATAAAGAATTTCTTAAAAGAATTTAGCGAAATTTTAAGTAGCTCTGGAATAAATTTTTATATAAAAAGCGTTGAGTTAGATGAAATTTTTACAAATTACAAAGACGATCTCAAATTTAAAAGCGAAACATCGCAAGTCCGATATATCTGTGGTTCAAAAAGTCTATACCGCCTAGTAAAAAGTGAGATCATAAAATTAAAAGAATTTGATAAAAAAGCCTTTTTAAACTACCATTTAAAGGCATTTTTGCCGTTTTCTAGCATCAGCTACCTAGCCCAAGAGCCAAATTTAAAAAGTGGCTTTGGCGGGATCGATGAAATTTACCGCTTAAACTGCATACTAAACTGCCTAGATAGCGATATTTCAGTTAGATCACAAGCCCTAAAAGTGATGAACGAAAAAGAGATCGCTAGCTTTAACCTAAATGTGGACTTTTTACTAAGCCTACTAACCACCTTAAATTTAACGCAAAATTCTGATACTTTTAGCGCTTCAAGCGTTGAGATCACGACAAATTTCATGCAGACAAAGTCTAAAAAGCTTCAAGATAACGAAAGCGTCATCAGCCAAAAGATGCTAAGTTCAATGAATAATATCGCCATTTATTCAAGGTTTATCGTCGCTTCTCTTTGCAGGCCATTTTTTAAAAGTGAGCTAAATTTTGATCAGAGAAAATTTGCAAGGCTAAAAAATGGCTTTTACGAGATAAATGGCGTTATTTACGTACCGCTTCATAAAAAGCCAGCTCTCATTGAAAATCTAATAACCAAGCTTTTGGAGCTAAAAGATGTGGATTATAAATTTGATATAAGCGCGATCTTTTACATCAAGCGAGCCATTATCACAAAAAGTGGCTTAGAGCGCGCTATCAGCGAGTTTAAGAAGATATTTTTAAGAAAAAATTCCTACGCAATTTTAAAGTCATTGCTTGATGCGCAAATGATACAAATTTTAATAAAACCAATGGAGCACATCAGTCAGCTAGCTCAGTACGATGGCTATCACGAATTTACGGTCGATGAGCATAGTATTTTAAGTGTAAAATTTCTTGAAAATATAAAAGATAAATTTATAAAAAATCTCTATACCGAGCTTTGCTTGGAGGGCAAGACGATGCTAAAGATCGTGACTTTAATGCACGACGTTGGCAAGGGGCTTGGCAAAGATCACGCAAATATCGGCGCTAATATCTTTAGAGCCTACGCAAACAAGCTAAATTTAAGCCAAAAGGCCGTAAATATCGGCGTCATCTTGATAAAATACCACACGCTAATGAGTAATGTCTCAAACAGAGAGGACATTTATTCCCAACGCGTTATATTTGCCTTCATCTCAAAGCTTGGCGACAAGCAGGTTTTAAAACTGCTTTACATCCTTAGCTACTGCGTGATAAATGCGACAAACGAGAGGCTCTATAACGCCTATACTGCAAAGCTTTTAAGAGAACTTTATGAAATTTCTCTTAGTGCATTTAACGATGAAAATTTACTAGATGAAGCGACAAGACGCGTAAAAAAAGAGCAGTCTGTAAAACGAAATAGCGAGTTTTTGGCGCTTGAACTAAGCTTGCAAGAGAAAATTTTTAAAATCACATCAAATCTTGTCTTTATAAAATATAGTGCGAGTGAGATCATAAATTTAAGCAAGGTCGCAGATAGCTTAGATGCGACAGAAATTTTTATAAATAACTCTAAAAATTTAAGCATTCAGATCTATACAAAAAAGAGTCTAAATTTAAGTGCCCTGCTCTATGAATTTGCTAAATTTGACCTTGCATACATGGAAATTTTTGAGCTATTTGAGAAAAAATTTTATATCAGGCTTGATTTTAACCAAAATGTTAAAAAAGAGGAGCTTGAAAATACTAAAAATTTAGCTCTAAAATCCCTAAATAGTGAGGTTTTAAAAGAGCCTTTGAAACCAAACATTAACAAAGATGAGATAAACTTCGAGCTAAATCACTCAAAAGATTACGCCAAACTTAGCATCAACGCAAAAGATCAGCGCGGACTAATGGCTTATGTGATGAGTGTTTTTGATAGGCTTCATTTTCAAGTCACGAGTGCTAGAATCCAAACGGTCAAAAATAGAACAAGAAATCTCTTTTTGATCGAGAAAAACGAGCGACTTGAGAGTAAAGGCGAAGAGATATTAAATTTATTAATAAGTGAGTAA
- a CDS encoding NCS2 family permease: MKFFDLAQNKTSVKQEFGAGLTTFLAMMYIVPVNAIIMSKTGMPYEALITATALITIFSTILNGLWANTPVAMSVGMGLNAYFTFGLCIGMKVPWQTALGVVFLSGVIFVVLSFTNFRMWIIRSIPLDLRRAISAGIGTFISFVAFQQMGFIVNSDAVLVGIGNFKDPNVLLGVLGLFLVICFWAWKIKGAFILAVLATSVIAWVLGIAPHPTEIFSTPASISPIFLELDIKGALSLALLPVVITFFVTDLFDSIGTLAGVGTRAGIFDENKKDGVVKLEKTLEADAIATAAGSLVGVSTTTSFVESASGVEEGGRTGLTAVFCGLLFILTLFMLPLFKAIPGNAIYPILVMVGVLMFAELASINFKDPAIAVATFFIVVLIPLTYSITNGLAFGFMSYVIVKLIKREFSDINLGVVVLALISFIVFLVH; the protein is encoded by the coding sequence GTGAAATTTTTTGACTTAGCACAAAACAAAACGAGTGTGAAGCAGGAATTTGGAGCGGGACTTACGACGTTTTTGGCGATGATGTATATCGTGCCGGTAAATGCGATCATTATGAGCAAAACTGGCATGCCTTATGAGGCACTAATCACTGCAACTGCGCTAATTACCATATTTTCTACGATATTAAATGGTCTTTGGGCGAACACGCCAGTTGCGATGAGCGTTGGTATGGGGCTTAATGCTTATTTTACATTTGGCCTTTGCATAGGTATGAAAGTGCCTTGGCAAACGGCTCTTGGTGTTGTTTTCTTAAGTGGCGTGATATTTGTCGTCTTATCTTTTACAAATTTTAGGATGTGGATAATTAGATCCATCCCGCTTGACCTACGAAGAGCGATAAGCGCTGGCATAGGTACCTTTATCAGCTTTGTCGCGTTTCAGCAAATGGGCTTTATCGTAAATAGCGACGCAGTTTTGGTTGGTATAGGAAATTTCAAAGATCCAAACGTACTTCTTGGCGTTTTGGGATTATTTTTAGTTATTTGCTTTTGGGCGTGGAAGATAAAGGGCGCGTTTATCCTAGCTGTGCTTGCTACTTCAGTGATAGCTTGGGTGCTTGGCATCGCTCCTCATCCAACAGAAATTTTCTCAACTCCAGCCTCTATCTCTCCGATATTTTTAGAGCTTGATATAAAAGGCGCGCTTAGTCTAGCCTTGCTGCCAGTTGTTATCACCTTTTTTGTGACTGATCTTTTTGACTCGATAGGCACACTAGCTGGTGTAGGTACGAGGGCTGGAATTTTTGATGAAAACAAAAAAGATGGCGTCGTAAAACTTGAAAAAACTCTTGAAGCTGACGCTATTGCTACGGCAGCTGGCTCACTTGTAGGCGTAAGTACGACTACATCGTTTGTAGAGAGTGCTAGCGGCGTAGAAGAGGGCGGTAGGACTGGTCTAACAGCTGTATTTTGCGGACTTTTGTTTATACTTACGCTCTTTATGTTGCCACTTTTTAAAGCAATCCCTGGCAATGCCATTTATCCGATCCTTGTGATGGTTGGCGTGCTTATGTTTGCTGAGCTTGCTAGTATAAATTTTAAAGACCCAGCCATTGCGGTTGCGACATTTTTCATAGTTGTGCTCATACCACTTACTTACTCAATCACAAACGGCCTTGCATTTGGCTTTATGTCATACGTCATAGTTAAGCTCATAAAGAGAGAATTTAGCGATATAAATTTAGGTGTAGTCGTGCTAGCGCTCATTAGTTTTATCGTATTTTTAGTGCACTGA
- the glmS gene encoding glutamine--fructose-6-phosphate transaminase (isomerizing), whose product MCGIVGYIGDKEKKEVILSGLKELEYRGYDSAGMAVMSDGKIDFFKAVGKLENLALKTKDFTSTGFGVAIGHTRWATHGKPTEINAHPHLGEHSFVVHNGIIENYKELKDELEAKGVKFVSQTDTEVIVHLFEEILKEKKDPFKAYEATIAKLRGAYATLLITKTAPDKIFFAKDAAPMAIGKSNEKELYFASSDAPLIGNATEVAYLDDNNYGYVSLDEIAVFKHGKKASITFNALPKDKSYAQKEGYTFFMEKEIYEQGAVVSETIMGRVKNHKVTLENLDDEYLKSIDDVVLCACGTSYHAALVASYLFERLAKVRTKVEVASEFRYRKPYLNKNSLFIVISQSGETADTLEALRIAKEAGLRTLAICNVDNSSIVRLADNTLLTRAGIEKGVASTKAFATQIIVLWMLVLQMAAAKNSISKKELDHEIKTLLHIPQILNINNSLQEKLHRLSKHYLHGHGFFFIGRDIFYPLALEGALKLKEISYLHAEGYPSGEMKHGPIALADEKLFTIALMPQNLLYEKTKSNVEELAARDAYILAISPLEFELSDDYVKTSVQDHYMSEFFEMMLVLQLLALEISVRLGNNVDMPRNLAKSVTVE is encoded by the coding sequence ATGTGTGGAATCGTAGGATACATCGGAGATAAAGAGAAAAAAGAGGTCATTTTAAGCGGCCTAAAAGAGCTTGAGTATCGTGGATATGACAGCGCTGGCATGGCTGTGATGAGTGATGGCAAGATTGATTTTTTTAAGGCGGTCGGCAAGCTTGAAAATTTAGCCCTAAAGACAAAGGACTTCACATCAACTGGCTTTGGTGTGGCGATAGGCCACACACGCTGGGCGACGCACGGCAAACCAACCGAGATAAACGCTCACCCACACCTTGGCGAGCACTCATTTGTCGTTCACAATGGCATAATCGAAAACTACAAAGAGCTTAAAGATGAGCTTGAAGCAAAGGGCGTAAAATTTGTCAGCCAAACCGATACTGAGGTGATCGTGCACCTTTTTGAAGAAATTTTAAAAGAGAAAAAAGACCCATTTAAAGCTTATGAGGCAACTATCGCAAAGCTAAGAGGTGCATACGCGACGCTACTTATCACCAAAACTGCACCTGATAAGATATTTTTTGCAAAAGATGCCGCTCCTATGGCGATAGGAAAGAGCAATGAAAAAGAGCTATATTTTGCCTCATCAGATGCCCCACTTATCGGTAACGCAACTGAAGTTGCATATCTTGATGACAATAATTACGGCTACGTGAGCTTGGACGAGATCGCAGTCTTTAAACACGGCAAAAAGGCGAGCATAACATTTAACGCCTTGCCAAAAGATAAAAGTTATGCCCAAAAAGAGGGATATACATTTTTCATGGAGAAAGAAATTTACGAGCAAGGTGCGGTCGTATCTGAAACCATCATGGGCAGAGTCAAAAACCACAAAGTCACCCTTGAAAATTTAGACGATGAATATCTAAAAAGTATCGATGATGTCGTACTTTGTGCGTGCGGTACGAGCTACCATGCAGCGCTTGTTGCAAGCTACCTTTTTGAAAGGCTTGCTAAAGTTAGAACAAAGGTCGAAGTAGCAAGCGAATTTAGATATAGAAAGCCTTATCTAAACAAAAACTCACTCTTCATCGTCATCTCACAAAGTGGCGAGACAGCCGACACTCTTGAAGCACTTAGGATAGCTAAAGAGGCTGGGCTTAGAACGCTTGCGATTTGCAACGTCGATAACTCATCTATCGTTAGACTAGCTGACAATACGCTTCTAACTCGTGCTGGCATCGAAAAAGGTGTGGCAAGCACAAAGGCCTTTGCAACGCAGATCATCGTACTTTGGATGCTTGTGCTTCAAATGGCGGCAGCTAAAAATTCTATCAGCAAAAAAGAGCTTGATCACGAGATCAAAACGCTTCTTCACATCCCACAAATTTTAAATATCAATAACTCTCTTCAAGAGAAGCTTCACCGCCTAAGCAAGCATTATTTGCACGGTCATGGCTTCTTCTTTATCGGTAGAGATATCTTCTATCCGCTAGCATTAGAAGGCGCGTTAAAGCTTAAAGAAATCTCTTATCTTCATGCCGAGGGCTATCCATCAGGCGAGATGAAGCACGGACCTATCGCACTTGCGGACGAGAAGCTATTTACGATCGCTTTAATGCCTCAAAATTTGTTATACGAAAAGACAAAGAGCAATGTCGAAGAGCTTGCCGCAAGAGATGCTTACATACTAGCGATAAGCCCACTTGAGTTTGAACTAAGCGATGACTACGTAAAAACAAGCGTTCAAGATCACTATATGAGCGAATTTTTCGAGATGATGCTAGTGCTTCAGCTACTTGCACTTGAAATTTCCGTTAGACTTGGCAACAACGTCGATATGCCAAGGAATCTTGCAAAAAGCGTAACTGTCGAATAA
- the mqnE gene encoding aminofutalosine synthase MqnE yields MMNLLQKLESGERLSKQEAFSLYELDLFTLAKFADKKRRKLHGNKVFFNVNRHINPTNICADICKFCAFSAHRKNPNPYLMSHEEILKIVDDSVSHGVKEIHIVSAHNAKSGWQWYLEIFKKIKAAHPELHVKAMTAAEIDFLSRHYGLSYDEVIEKMLEYGVDSMPGGGAEIFDEEVRAKICKGKVSSENWLKIHKMWHDHGKQSNATMLFGHIESRDNRIDHMLRIRDLQDETGGFNAFIPLVYQRENNYLKDVKFLGSAEILKTLAISRLVLDNVPHIKAYWATSTLNLAMIAQEFGADDLDGTIEKESIQSAAGANSANGVTLKTFCDLIKTSGFTPVERDSLYNELKIY; encoded by the coding sequence ATAATGAATCTATTACAAAAACTAGAAAGTGGTGAGAGATTAAGCAAGCAAGAGGCTTTTTCACTTTATGAGCTTGATCTTTTTACCTTGGCTAAATTTGCCGACAAAAAGCGCAGAAAACTGCACGGCAACAAGGTCTTTTTTAATGTAAATCGCCACATAAACCCAACAAATATCTGTGCTGATATCTGTAAATTTTGTGCATTTTCGGCTCACAGAAAAAATCCAAATCCATACTTAATGAGCCACGAAGAAATTTTAAAGATCGTTGATGATAGCGTAAGTCACGGCGTAAAAGAGATACACATCGTATCAGCTCACAACGCAAAAAGTGGCTGGCAGTGGTACTTAGAAATTTTTAAAAAGATAAAGGCAGCTCATCCAGAGCTTCACGTAAAGGCGATGACGGCAGCTGAGATCGACTTTTTATCAAGGCATTATGGCTTAAGCTACGATGAGGTGATAGAAAAGATGCTCGAATACGGCGTCGATAGCATGCCAGGCGGCGGGGCTGAAATTTTTGATGAAGAGGTCAGGGCTAAAATTTGCAAAGGCAAAGTAAGTAGCGAAAACTGGCTCAAAATCCATAAAATGTGGCATGATCACGGCAAACAAAGCAACGCAACAATGCTTTTTGGTCACATAGAAAGCCGCGATAACAGGATCGATCACATGTTAAGGATTAGGGACTTGCAAGACGAAACTGGCGGTTTTAACGCATTTATACCGCTAGTTTATCAAAGAGAAAATAACTACCTAAAAGATGTTAAATTTTTAGGATCAGCTGAAATTTTAAAGACTCTGGCTATCTCACGTCTTGTGCTTGATAATGTCCCACATATCAAAGCTTACTGGGCTACTTCGACGCTAAATTTGGCGATGATCGCTCAGGAATTTGGCGCTGATGATCTTGATGGCACGATAGAAAAAGAGAGCATCCAAAGTGCAGCTGGCGCAAATAGCGCGAACGGCGTTACGCTAAAGACATTTTGCGATCTCATAAAAACATCTGGTTTTACGCCGGTTGAGCGTGATAGCTTATATAACGAACTTAAAATTTACTAA
- a CDS encoding cytochrome-c oxidase — protein sequence MKILSLLTALLFGAVCGFANDGKVRSIDIYVTPYYSANAGKVEYVKVYDKIDELLKSGKEEDFKKAEKIVQDAPQMVSPITLFVLSARAYDLGLRDDAVFWFYAAKNRAILLRGVIDMEGEKFTDVVAAIGAFMKLVGDVVNPYTFCDIKKQQEIADKALEWTKKNAYEAMFSPEFSSPHEDRKAALAKGIEKLEARNKKEKDYFLDKDNLANFKAMRKQNGTDEKFCF from the coding sequence ATGAAAATTTTATCACTGCTTACGGCGCTACTTTTTGGAGCGGTATGTGGCTTTGCAAATGATGGTAAAGTAAGAAGTATCGACATCTACGTCACGCCTTACTACTCAGCAAATGCTGGCAAGGTGGAGTACGTCAAGGTCTATGACAAGATAGATGAGCTTTTAAAAAGTGGTAAAGAAGAGGACTTTAAAAAGGCTGAAAAGATCGTGCAAGACGCCCCACAAATGGTCTCTCCGATAACTCTTTTTGTCCTTTCAGCTCGCGCATACGATCTTGGACTTCGCGATGATGCGGTATTTTGGTTTTATGCGGCAAAAAATCGCGCGATTTTGCTAAGAGGTGTTATAGACATGGAGGGCGAGAAATTTACTGACGTGGTGGCCGCGATAGGGGCGTTTATGAAGCTTGTTGGCGACGTGGTCAATCCTTATACATTTTGCGATATCAAAAAGCAACAAGAGATCGCTGATAAAGCGCTTGAATGGACTAAGAAAAATGCTTATGAAGCGATGTTCTCGCCAGAATTTAGCTCACCTCACGAAGATAGAAAAGCAGCCCTTGCAAAAGGCATAGAAAAGCTAGAAGCCCGCAATAAAAAAGAGAAAGATTACTTTTTAGATAAAGATAATCTTGCTAACTTTAAAGCTATGCGCAAGCAAAATGGCACTGATGAGAAATTTTGCTTCTAA
- a CDS encoding 2,3,4,5-tetrahydropyridine-2,6-carboxylate N-succinyltransferase, giving the protein MSKEFKDANEFKEFFEEFRKKDGYKDPLAFGIARIDRGQKNTDKILQATFAVVNYKESFLSAAAYIYALQKCDVKVDFNGSEFVADLTPKVVKKASKLFSVFEKEISSHKNVQNLHAVKMAFDDDLELNENKFKLVFLFDDAKPLSVEAVYLKLYLISLGKVAPRTIVLDGAFGVLPNVAWTSQNTPIELEWLRENEISLKIFGEYPAIVSVDKFPRFLSHIIPADNTRILDSAKVRMGAAVYPGTVVMPGAAYINFNAGTTGGVMVEGRVSSSVVVGEGSDVGGGASILGVLSGTNGNPVSIGKHCLLGANSVTGVPLGDNCIVDAGIAVLEGTKVYISASEREKLAKLNPEFKFEAEIYKALELGGLNGLHFRQNSQTGQITASASKRAIKLNEALH; this is encoded by the coding sequence ATGTCTAAAGAGTTTAAAGATGCAAATGAATTTAAGGAATTTTTTGAAGAATTTAGAAAAAAAGATGGTTACAAAGATCCGCTTGCTTTTGGTATCGCTAGGATCGATCGCGGACAAAAAAATACAGACAAAATTTTGCAAGCGACATTCGCTGTTGTAAATTACAAAGAGAGCTTTTTAAGCGCAGCTGCTTATATCTATGCCTTGCAAAAATGTGATGTTAAGGTTGATTTTAACGGCTCTGAATTTGTAGCCGATCTTACGCCAAAAGTGGTAAAAAAAGCTAGCAAGCTCTTTAGCGTCTTTGAAAAAGAGATAAGCTCTCATAAAAATGTACAAAATTTGCATGCTGTAAAAATGGCATTTGATGACGATCTTGAACTAAATGAGAATAAATTTAAGCTTGTGTTTTTGTTTGATGATGCAAAACCACTTAGCGTGGAGGCTGTTTATCTCAAGCTTTACTTGATCTCACTTGGCAAGGTCGCACCTAGGACGATCGTGCTTGATGGAGCTTTTGGTGTGTTACCAAATGTTGCATGGACTAGCCAAAATACACCAATCGAGCTTGAATGGCTAAGAGAAAATGAAATTTCTCTAAAGATATTTGGCGAATATCCAGCGATCGTTAGCGTCGATAAATTCCCAAGATTTTTAAGCCATATCATCCCAGCTGATAACACGAGAATTTTAGACTCAGCTAAGGTTCGCATGGGCGCTGCCGTGTATCCTGGCACAGTCGTTATGCCTGGTGCTGCTTACATCAACTTTAACGCAGGTACAACTGGTGGCGTAATGGTTGAAGGCAGAGTCAGCAGCTCTGTCGTAGTTGGCGAGGGTAGCGACGTAGGTGGCGGAGCTAGCATACTTGGCGTGCTAAGTGGCACAAACGGGAACCCTGTAAGCATTGGCAAACACTGCTTGCTTGGTGCAAACTCAGTCACAGGCGTGCCTCTTGGTGATAACTGCATCGTAGATGCTGGTATAGCAGTGCTTGAGGGCACAAAGGTCTATATCTCTGCCAGCGAGCGCGAAAAGTTAGCTAAGCTAAATCCAGAGTTTAAATTTGAAGCTGAAATTTATAAGGCACTTGAGCTTGGCGGGCTAAATGGACTTCATTTTAGACAAAATAGCCAAACAGGCCAGATCACTGCAAGTGCGAGCAAAAGGGCGATCAAGCTAAATGAGGCACTTCATTAA
- a CDS encoding phosphoribosyltransferase, giving the protein MIFYSYDEFAVDTKKMAKQIKDEFDPEVILAVARGGLTLGHSLAVALNNRNLFTLNSIHYEDTNKLDTINIFNIPDLSKYTKILLVDDIIDSGESMVEIKRELLKRYPNLDIKIATVFYKEKALLLPEFKVKEAHDWIEFFWDIHI; this is encoded by the coding sequence ATGATATTTTATAGCTACGATGAATTTGCTGTTGATACTAAAAAGATGGCAAAACAGATAAAAGATGAGTTTGATCCAGAGGTGATACTAGCTGTGGCAAGAGGTGGTCTAACGCTTGGCCACTCGCTAGCTGTTGCGCTTAATAATAGAAATTTATTTACCTTAAATTCTATCCATTATGAAGATACAAACAAGCTTGATACGATTAATATCTTTAACATACCAGATCTTAGCAAATACACTAAAATTTTGCTCGTCGATGACATCATCGATAGTGGCGAGAGCATGGTCGAGATAAAAAGGGAACTGCTTAAGCGTTATCCAAATTTAGATATAAAAATAGCGACCGTCTTTTATAAAGAGAAGGCTCTGCTTTTGCCAGAATTTAAGGTAAAAGAGGCTCACGATTGGATTGAGTTTTTTTGGGATATACATATTTAA
- a CDS encoding YagU family protein → MSNLVTKPRFALAALIGLIAGVVSAFVKWGAEFPLPPRSPMDMFNAACGPESAIRAADAIDCSRNFLNPPYVFLRDYLGVADPNAAIYEFAGHAFNYVMMTHILFSIVFAVAYCVLAEKFPKITIWQGLLVGVIVNIAVHVITLPILGLTPPLWTLPWYEHVSEFVGHMIWFWSIEIIRHDLRARITKEKDPSDYCCCNA, encoded by the coding sequence ATGTCAAATTTAGTAACAAAACCTAGATTTGCTCTGGCTGCGCTAATCGGCCTTATCGCTGGCGTTGTCTCAGCTTTTGTCAAATGGGGAGCGGAATTTCCACTTCCTCCAAGAAGTCCGATGGATATGTTTAACGCTGCTTGCGGACCAGAGAGTGCCATTAGAGCAGCCGATGCGATCGATTGCTCTAGAAATTTCTTAAATCCGCCTTATGTATTTTTAAGGGATTATTTGGGCGTAGCCGATCCAAATGCCGCTATTTACGAGTTTGCAGGGCATGCATTTAACTACGTAATGATGACACATATATTGTTTTCGATCGTTTTTGCGGTGGCTTATTGTGTTTTGGCTGAGAAATTTCCAAAGATTACAATATGGCAAGGCTTACTAGTTGGCGTTATCGTAAATATCGCTGTTCACGTGATCACACTACCTATTTTGGGGCTTACTCCACCACTTTGGACACTTCCTTGGTACGAGCATGTATCTGAATTTGTCGGCCACATGATATGGTTTTGGTCGATAGAGATCATCCGTCACGACCTAAGAGCTAGGATCACAAAAGAAAAAGATCCAAGTGATTATTGCTGCTGCAACGCATAA